One Gordonia mangrovi genomic region harbors:
- a CDS encoding phospho-sugar mutase translates to MPDPQDWIAADPDPRTRAELRALTPEQLTERFSHTLHFGTAGLRGPVRAGPSGMNVAVVVRTTSALGHWLIDAGHAGATVVVGRDARHGSAEFAEACAEVLAAQGFDVVRLPGTSPTPLIAFACRDLGAQAAVAVTASHNPPADNGYKVYVAGGAQLIPPGDTEIERLIATAAPADTVPRRAVSADDPRSAANTERYLARLTTRFGRASASPVRIALTPMHGVGGAHALTALRRAGFADVHVVADQFAPDPDFPTVRFPNPEEPGASDRLLALAADIDADLAIALDPDADRCAVGARVDGTWRMLTGDETGALLGRYLLGSTDLDTPVVAGTIVSGSLLRAVAGAAGARYVTTLTGFKWLVRAGEPLLYAYEEAIGHCVDPVAVRDKDGISASVVAALLTHHRVRAGSDLAAALRELFVDHGVHVTTQHSIRVSDLDRITDIMSGLRANPPATLAGIAVTADDFVSRDDELRTNAVALSGAAADSAVSVRVMARPSGTEPKLKYYLEVVAGPDESGPGGSGVAATSARLHALAAEVIADLPR, encoded by the coding sequence GTGCCCGATCCGCAGGATTGGATCGCGGCCGACCCGGATCCGCGCACCCGCGCCGAACTGCGTGCGCTGACACCGGAGCAACTGACCGAACGGTTCTCCCACACACTGCATTTCGGTACCGCCGGCCTACGTGGACCGGTGCGCGCCGGCCCATCCGGGATGAATGTCGCGGTGGTCGTACGCACCACATCCGCACTCGGGCACTGGCTCATCGACGCCGGCCACGCCGGGGCAACCGTCGTGGTGGGCCGCGACGCCCGGCACGGGTCGGCCGAGTTCGCCGAGGCCTGCGCCGAAGTGCTGGCCGCCCAGGGGTTCGATGTCGTCCGGCTGCCGGGCACCAGCCCCACCCCACTCATCGCGTTCGCCTGCCGCGATCTGGGTGCGCAGGCGGCGGTCGCCGTGACCGCGTCACACAATCCGCCGGCCGACAACGGCTACAAGGTCTATGTGGCCGGTGGCGCCCAGCTCATCCCGCCGGGAGACACCGAAATCGAGCGACTCATCGCCACCGCGGCACCGGCCGACACCGTGCCACGACGCGCCGTGTCGGCGGATGATCCTCGCTCGGCCGCCAACACCGAGCGCTATCTGGCCCGACTGACGACGAGATTCGGCCGGGCGTCCGCATCGCCGGTCCGCATCGCGCTCACGCCGATGCACGGCGTGGGTGGCGCTCATGCACTCACCGCGCTGCGCCGAGCCGGTTTCGCCGATGTGCACGTGGTCGCCGACCAGTTCGCCCCGGACCCGGATTTCCCCACCGTTCGCTTCCCCAACCCCGAGGAACCCGGCGCATCCGATCGACTCCTCGCGCTCGCCGCGGATATCGACGCCGACCTCGCCATCGCCCTGGACCCCGACGCCGACCGGTGCGCAGTCGGCGCCCGTGTCGACGGCACCTGGCGGATGCTCACCGGCGACGAGACCGGCGCCCTGCTCGGCAGGTATCTGCTCGGCAGCACCGATCTGGACACACCGGTCGTGGCGGGCACCATCGTCTCCGGGTCGCTGTTGCGTGCGGTGGCCGGCGCCGCGGGTGCACGGTATGTGACCACCCTGACCGGATTCAAATGGCTTGTCCGCGCGGGTGAACCGCTGCTGTACGCATACGAGGAGGCCATCGGTCACTGCGTCGATCCGGTCGCCGTCCGCGACAAGGACGGGATCAGTGCATCGGTGGTCGCGGCGCTGCTGACCCACCATCGCGTGCGTGCCGGTTCCGACCTCGCCGCAGCGCTGCGGGAACTGTTCGTCGACCACGGGGTGCATGTGACGACCCAACACTCGATCCGGGTCAGCGACCTGGATCGAATCACCGACATCATGTCGGGTCTGCGCGCGAATCCGCCGGCGACTCTCGCCGGGATCGCCGTCACCGCAGACGATTTCGTGTCCCGAGATGACGAGCTACGAACCAATGCGGTCGCATTGTCCGGGGCGGCAGCCGATTCCGCGGTTTCCGTGCGGGTCATGGCCCGACCGTCGGGCACCGAACCGAAACTCAAGTACTACCTCGAGGTGGTCGCCGGGCCGGATGAGTCCGGACCTGGTGGGTCCGGGGTGGCCGCCACGTCGGCGCGACTGCACGCACTGGCCGCCGAGGTCATCGCCGATCTCCCGCGATGA
- a CDS encoding purine-nucleoside phosphorylase, with translation MDPTADADAAAVAAAATIAAETDCAAHDVAVVLGSGWAPAADAFGRPIASVPMASIPGFTTPRAAGHGGVVHSVHLGDRRVMILLGRIHAYEGHDLARVVHPVRTAAAAGARTIVLTNAAGGLRDDMSVGQPVLIADHLNLTARSPLAGAQFVDLVDAYAPRLREIARRTDASLAEGVYAGLPGPHYETPAEIRMLRTLGADLVGMSTVHETIAARAAGLQVLGMSLVTNLAAGITGEPLSHAEVLEVGRASATRMGELLASIIAEL, from the coding sequence ATGGACCCCACAGCCGACGCCGACGCGGCCGCGGTCGCCGCGGCCGCGACCATCGCCGCCGAGACCGATTGCGCCGCCCATGACGTCGCGGTGGTCCTCGGTTCGGGCTGGGCGCCCGCCGCCGACGCCTTCGGGCGTCCGATCGCGAGTGTGCCGATGGCCTCGATCCCCGGTTTCACCACGCCACGTGCAGCCGGACACGGCGGCGTGGTGCACTCGGTACATCTCGGTGATCGCCGGGTCATGATCCTGCTCGGCCGGATACACGCCTACGAGGGACATGACCTGGCCCGCGTGGTCCATCCGGTGCGCACTGCGGCGGCAGCAGGCGCGCGCACCATCGTGTTGACCAATGCGGCCGGCGGATTGCGCGACGACATGTCGGTCGGACAACCGGTCCTCATCGCCGATCACCTCAACCTGACCGCCCGTTCACCGCTGGCCGGCGCGCAGTTCGTGGACCTGGTGGACGCCTACGCGCCGCGGTTGCGTGAGATCGCCCGACGAACCGACGCGTCACTGGCAGAGGGCGTGTACGCCGGACTGCCCGGTCCGCACTACGAGACGCCTGCGGAAATCCGGATGTTGCGCACTCTCGGCGCCGACCTCGTCGGCATGTCGACCGTGCACGAGACGATCGCGGCGCGCGCCGCCGGACTGCAGGTCCTGGGTATGTCGCTGGTGACCAACCTGGCCGCGGGTATCACCGGCGAACCGCTCAGCCACGCCGAGGTGCTCGAGGTGGGACGTGCCTCGGCCACCCGGATGGGCGAGCTGCTGGCGTCGATCATCGCCGAGCTCTGA
- a CDS encoding enoyl-CoA hydratase/isomerase family protein — protein sequence MPFLSSVGDVTELYLGTEGVELDESNPENRFRLDWLTTVEEALDEVAAEPTRPLVITATGKFFTNGLDTDHILAAPKALPEYLDRVHALFSKVLTLPVPTVAAINGHAFGAGAMLALCADYRLMRAERGFWSLPEVALGMPFPLGMSSLLRTRLPDQVATEAMLTARRYSAADAHAGGIVEEAVGIDSLLARAREVAAERAPLAGPNLGEVKRNLRQPLIADLQIAYPRTVL from the coding sequence ATGCCGTTTCTCAGTTCTGTAGGCGATGTCACCGAGCTCTATCTCGGTACCGAAGGCGTCGAACTCGACGAGTCGAACCCGGAGAACCGCTTCCGTCTCGACTGGCTGACGACGGTCGAGGAGGCTCTCGACGAGGTCGCCGCGGAACCGACCCGGCCGCTGGTCATCACCGCCACCGGCAAGTTCTTCACCAACGGACTCGACACCGACCACATCCTGGCCGCGCCCAAGGCGTTGCCCGAGTACCTCGATCGGGTGCACGCACTGTTCAGCAAGGTGCTCACGTTGCCGGTCCCGACCGTGGCCGCGATCAACGGTCACGCCTTCGGCGCGGGCGCAATGCTCGCGTTGTGCGCCGACTACCGGCTGATGCGCGCCGAGCGCGGGTTCTGGTCGCTGCCCGAGGTGGCGCTGGGCATGCCGTTTCCGCTGGGCATGAGTTCGCTGCTGCGCACCCGCCTCCCCGACCAGGTGGCGACCGAGGCGATGCTGACCGCGCGGCGCTATTCCGCAGCGGACGCCCACGCCGGTGGCATCGTCGAAGAAGCCGTCGGTATCGACTCGCTGCTCGCCCGCGCGCGCGAGGTGGCCGCCGAGCGGGCCCCGCTCGCGGGACCCAACCTCGGCGAGGTCAAACGGAACCTGCGTCAGCCGCTGATCGCCGACCTGCAGATCGCATACCCGAGGACCGTGCTGTGA